One stretch of Pseudomonas fragi DNA includes these proteins:
- a CDS encoding septal ring lytic transglycosylase RlpA family protein, with protein MKRLLGACALLSLLAGCASHDIDPRGYDQTGTASYYGARHHGKRTASGEPFDQHGLTAAHRQLPFGTRVLVTNLSNNKSVVVRINDRGPHTRGRLIDLSRQAAEQLGMLRSGTAKVRVQGMND; from the coding sequence ATGAAGCGGCTACTCGGCGCCTGCGCCCTGCTCAGCTTGCTCGCCGGCTGCGCCAGCCATGACATAGACCCCCGCGGCTATGATCAAACCGGCACCGCCTCTTATTACGGCGCCCGTCACCACGGTAAACGTACCGCCAGTGGCGAGCCTTTCGACCAGCACGGCCTCACGGCCGCCCATCGTCAGCTACCCTTCGGCACGCGCGTCCTGGTCACCAACCTGAGCAACAACAAATCTGTCGTGGTGCGCATCAATGATCGCGGACCGCACACCCGTGGCCGCCTGATCGATCTTTCCCGCCAGGCCGCCGAGCAACTGGGCATGCTGCGCAGCGGCACGGCCAAAGTGCGGGTCCAGGGCATGAATGATTAA
- the mreD gene encoding rod shape-determining protein MreD, which yields MASTRSRNGWMIWLTFAIGLLLSISPMPQFMEILRPLWLALLLAFWALYMPHKVGMVTAFCLGLAEDVLYGTLLGQNALTLTLITFLVLSLQQRLRVFPMWQQCLVLLVIFGLAQLAQLWLSALTGNRQPTLALVLPGVVSALLWPWISYGLRGLCRRFKIN from the coding sequence ATGGCGAGTACCCGTTCGCGTAACGGCTGGATGATCTGGCTGACGTTTGCCATCGGCCTGTTGCTCAGCATTTCACCGATGCCACAGTTCATGGAAATCCTGCGCCCGCTCTGGCTGGCCTTGTTGCTGGCCTTCTGGGCCTTGTACATGCCGCATAAAGTGGGCATGGTCACCGCGTTTTGCCTGGGCCTGGCCGAAGATGTGCTGTATGGCACGCTGCTGGGGCAGAATGCCCTGACGCTGACCCTGATCACTTTCCTGGTTCTGTCCCTTCAGCAGCGCCTGCGGGTGTTCCCGATGTGGCAGCAATGCCTGGTGTTGCTGGTGATCTTCGGTCTGGCCCAGCTTGCCCAGTTGTGGCTCAGTGCCTTGACTGGCAATCGCCAGCCGACCCTGGCGCTGGTATTGCCGGGCGTGGTCAGTGCCTTGCTGTGGCCGTGGATCAGCTACGGGCTGCGCGGGCTGTGCCGACGTTTCAAAATCAATTAA
- a CDS encoding AEC family transporter, translated as MLAIFLQTLTITAPVFAMLFLGVVLKRVGWINDNFIHTASALVFNVTMPALLFLGILHADLRAALQPKVLAYFVAATLLSFALAWGWSIWRCPREDRGIYTQGAFRGNNGVVGLALAASMYGDYGISLGAVLAGLVILLYNTLSTIVLAVYSPVIKSDPWSICKSVVKNPLIISVLAAVPFAVFKIGLPGWLQASGEYLAAMTLPLALICIGGTLSLASLRKSGDMALSASLVKMVSMPLLATLGAWLCGFRGPELGILFLYFASPTAAASYVMARAANGNHELAAAIIVITTLMAALTTNLGIFVLQWGGWI; from the coding sequence ATGCTGGCTATTTTCCTTCAGACGCTCACGATTACCGCCCCGGTGTTTGCCATGCTGTTTTTAGGCGTGGTGCTCAAGCGTGTGGGCTGGATCAACGACAACTTTATCCATACTGCGTCGGCACTGGTGTTTAACGTCACCATGCCGGCGTTGTTGTTTCTGGGTATTTTGCACGCCGATCTCAGGGCGGCCTTGCAGCCCAAGGTGCTGGCGTATTTTGTTGCGGCAACCTTGCTCAGCTTTGCGCTGGCGTGGGGCTGGTCGATCTGGCGCTGCCCGCGGGAAGATCGCGGCATCTACACCCAGGGCGCCTTTCGCGGCAATAACGGGGTGGTCGGCCTGGCCCTGGCGGCCAGCATGTACGGCGACTACGGGATTTCGCTGGGGGCGGTGCTCGCCGGGCTGGTGATTTTGCTCTACAACACCCTGTCGACCATTGTGCTGGCGGTGTACAGCCCGGTGATCAAGTCCGATCCGTGGAGCATCTGCAAAAGTGTGGTCAAGAACCCGCTGATCATCAGCGTGCTGGCGGCGGTGCCGTTCGCGGTGTTCAAGATCGGCTTGCCCGGCTGGTTGCAGGCATCGGGCGAGTACCTGGCAGCGATGACCCTGCCCCTGGCACTGATTTGCATCGGCGGCACGCTGTCATTGGCCAGCCTGCGCAAAAGTGGCGATATGGCACTGAGCGCCAGCCTGGTGAAAATGGTCAGCATGCCGTTGCTGGCAACCCTGGGTGCCTGGCTGTGCGGCTTTCGCGGGCCGGAGTTGGGGATTCTGTTCCTGTACTTCGCCAGCCCCACGGCGGCGGCCAGTTATGTCATGGCCCGGGCGGCCAATGGCAATCACGAGTTGGCAGCTGCAATCATCGTGATCACCACCTTGATGGCGGCGCTCACCACCAATCTCGGCATCTTTGTGCTGCAGTGGGGTGGCTGGATCTAG
- the gatB gene encoding Asp-tRNA(Asn)/Glu-tRNA(Gln) amidotransferase subunit GatB, which yields MQWEVVIGLEIHSQLATQSKIFSGSATTFGAEPNTQASLVDLGMPGVLPVLNQEAVRMAVMFGVAVDAEIGQHNVFARKNYFYPDLPKGYQISQMELPIVGKGHLDITLEDGTVKRVGITRAHLEEDAGKSLHEDFSGSTGIDLNRAGTPLLEIVSEPDMRSAKEAVAYVKAMHALVRYLGICDGNMAEGSLRCDCNVSVRPVGQAEFGTRCEIKNVNSFRFIEKAINSEIQRQIELIEDGGKVIQQTRLYDPNKDETRAMRSKEEANDYRYFPDPDLLPVVIEDSFIEDVRATLPELPPQKRERFQSQFGLSAYDASVLASSREQADYFEKVVSISGDAKLAANWVMVELGSLLNKQGLDIDQSPVSAEQLGGMLQRIKDNTISGKIAKVVLEAMANGEGTADEVIEKRGLKQVTDSGAIEKVLDEMLAANAEQVEQYRAADEAKRGKMFGFFVGQAMKASKGKANPQQVNELLKSKLEG from the coding sequence ATGCAATGGGAAGTTGTGATCGGGCTGGAAATTCACTCCCAGCTCGCCACCCAATCGAAGATTTTCTCCGGTAGTGCCACCACGTTTGGCGCTGAACCGAACACCCAGGCCAGCCTGGTAGACCTGGGCATGCCCGGCGTACTACCGGTGCTGAACCAGGAAGCCGTGCGCATGGCCGTCATGTTCGGCGTGGCCGTTGACGCCGAAATCGGCCAGCACAACGTGTTCGCCCGCAAGAACTACTTCTACCCCGACCTGCCCAAGGGCTACCAGATCAGCCAGATGGAGCTGCCGATTGTCGGCAAGGGCCACCTGGACATCACCCTGGAAGATGGCACGGTCAAACGTGTCGGCATTACCCGTGCGCACCTTGAAGAAGACGCCGGCAAAAGCCTGCACGAAGATTTCAGCGGCTCCACCGGCATCGACCTGAACCGCGCGGGCACCCCGCTACTGGAAATCGTTTCCGAGCCGGACATGCGCAGCGCCAAGGAGGCCGTGGCCTACGTCAAGGCCATGCACGCCCTGGTGCGCTACCTGGGCATCTGTGACGGCAACATGGCCGAAGGCTCGCTGCGTTGCGACTGCAACGTGTCGGTACGCCCGGTGGGTCAGGCCGAGTTCGGCACGCGCTGCGAGATCAAGAACGTCAACTCGTTCCGTTTTATCGAGAAGGCGATCAACAGCGAAATCCAGCGCCAGATCGAGCTGATCGAAGACGGCGGCAAGGTCATCCAGCAAACTCGCCTGTACGACCCGAACAAGGACGAAACCCGCGCCATGCGCAGCAAGGAGGAAGCCAACGACTACCGTTACTTCCCCGACCCTGACCTGCTGCCGGTGGTGATCGAGGATTCGTTCATCGAAGACGTGCGCGCCACCCTGCCGGAACTGCCACCGCAAAAGCGCGAGCGTTTCCAGTCGCAGTTCGGCCTGTCGGCCTACGACGCCAGTGTTCTGGCCTCGAGCCGCGAACAGGCGGACTACTTCGAAAAAGTCGTGAGCATCAGTGGCGACGCCAAGCTGGCGGCCAACTGGGTGATGGTTGAGCTGGGCAGCCTGCTTAACAAGCAAGGCCTGGACATCGACCAGTCGCCGGTCAGCGCCGAGCAATTGGGCGGCATGCTGCAGCGCATCAAGGACAACACCATCTCCGGCAAAATCGCCAAGGTAGTGCTTGAAGCGATGGCCAATGGCGAAGGCACCGCCGACGAAGTCATTGAAAAACGTGGCCTCAAGCAAGTAACCGACAGCGGCGCCATTGAAAAGGTGCTGGATGAAATGCTGGCGGCCAACGCCGAGCAGGTCGAGCAATACCGTGCGGCAGACGAAGCCAAGCGCGGCAAGATGTTCGGCTTCTTCGTGGGCCAGGCGATGAAAGCCTCCAAAGGCAAAGCCAACCCGCAACAGGTCAACGAATTGCTCAAGAGCAAGCTCGAAGGCTAA
- the gatC gene encoding Asp-tRNA(Asn)/Glu-tRNA(Gln) amidotransferase subunit GatC: MALDRSDVEKIAHLARLGLNDADIPRTTEALNSILGLIDQMQAVDTTGIEPLAHPLEASQRLRADVVTESNHREAYQSIAPAVENGLYLVPKVIE, from the coding sequence ATGGCGCTAGACCGCTCCGACGTGGAAAAAATCGCACATTTGGCCCGTCTTGGCCTCAATGATGCCGATATTCCACGCACCACCGAAGCCCTTAACAGCATTTTGGGGCTGATTGATCAGATGCAGGCCGTCGACACTACCGGTATCGAGCCTCTGGCCCACCCACTGGAAGCCAGCCAGCGCCTGCGTGCCGACGTCGTGACTGAAAGCAATCATCGCGAGGCTTATCAGTCCATCGCACCAGCGGTCGAAAACGGCCTTTATCTGGTTCCGAAAGTCATCGAGTAA
- a CDS encoding calcium/sodium antiporter, with product MLQLLCGLALLVAGAELLVRCAVRMAANLKVRPLLIGLTLVAVGSSAPQLTVSLQAALNDTADIAVGSVIGSNIFNILVTLGLSALIIPLRVSRQLVRLDIPLMILASGLVFALALNKQLDRLDGVVLLGGLLVYLALLLRQSRHSGHHHPRHDLPRTSWLHNLVLMLAALLLLGLAGHLLLGAAVTLATELGLSERIIGLTIIAVSTSLPQLATSLIAAFRGQREIAVGNVIGSNVFNLLGVLGLTALVAPAPLSVSPNALAFDLPVMLGVAALCLPVFYTGYRVTRGEGLLFLGLYLAYGLHVVSFTTGMPLAGKLEHLMLFFVLPALLLFLLLSTLRAWRRQH from the coding sequence CTGCTGCAACTGCTCTGCGGCCTCGCGCTGCTGGTCGCCGGGGCCGAACTGCTGGTGCGTTGCGCCGTGCGCATGGCCGCCAACCTGAAGGTGCGCCCGCTATTGATCGGCTTGACCCTCGTGGCCGTGGGCAGCAGCGCACCGCAACTGACCGTCAGCCTGCAGGCCGCCCTCAATGACACGGCAGACATTGCCGTAGGCAGCGTAATCGGCAGCAATATCTTCAATATTCTGGTCACCCTGGGCCTTTCGGCACTGATCATCCCCTTGCGGGTGTCCCGCCAACTGGTGCGCCTGGACATCCCGCTGATGATCCTCGCCAGCGGCCTGGTGTTTGCCCTGGCCCTGAACAAGCAGCTCGACCGCCTGGACGGCGTCGTCCTGCTGGGCGGCCTGTTGGTTTACCTGGCCCTGCTGCTGCGCCAGTCGCGCCACAGCGGCCATCATCACCCCCGCCACGACCTGCCGCGCACCTCCTGGCTGCACAACCTCGTACTGATGCTGGCCGCCCTGCTGCTGCTGGGGCTTGCCGGGCACCTGTTGCTCGGCGCCGCAGTCACGCTCGCCACCGAGCTGGGGCTGTCGGAGCGGATCATCGGCCTGACCATCATTGCAGTCAGCACGTCGCTGCCGCAGTTGGCTACCTCGCTGATCGCCGCCTTTCGCGGCCAGCGCGAAATTGCCGTGGGCAATGTGATCGGCAGCAATGTATTCAACCTGCTGGGCGTGCTCGGGCTGACCGCCCTGGTAGCACCTGCGCCCCTGTCGGTATCACCCAATGCCCTGGCGTTCGATCTGCCGGTGATGCTGGGAGTCGCGGCACTGTGCCTGCCGGTGTTCTATACCGGCTACCGCGTCACCCGGGGCGAAGGGTTGCTCTTCCTGGGACTGTACCTGGCCTATGGCCTGCATGTGGTGTCGTTTACCACCGGGATGCCGCTAGCGGGCAAGCTTGAGCATTTGATGCTGTTCTTTGTACTGCCGGCGCTGCTGCTGTTCCTGCTGCTCAGCACCTTGCGTGCGTGGCGTAGGCAGCACTAG
- a CDS encoding Maf family protein: protein MTSLYLASGSPRRRELLTQIGVPFETVSAAIDETPLPNESPLAYVERLALDKARAGHQHLSNTPPNGAFCVLGADTAVVLDERILGKPVDEADALAMLMALSGREHEVLTAIAIMDAGRCETRVVRSQVRFRNISTQEARLYWASGEPQDKAGGYAIQGLAAVFVAGLNGSYSAVVGLPVCETAELLGHFGIPCWQNLTVR, encoded by the coding sequence ATGACTTCACTTTATCTGGCTTCCGGCTCACCGCGGCGGCGTGAGCTGCTGACGCAAATCGGCGTGCCGTTTGAAACGGTCAGTGCCGCCATTGACGAAACGCCCCTGCCGAATGAATCCCCGCTGGCCTATGTCGAGCGTCTGGCGCTCGATAAGGCCCGGGCCGGGCACCAACACTTGTCAAACACTCCACCCAACGGTGCGTTCTGCGTGCTGGGTGCCGACACGGCCGTGGTGCTGGATGAACGCATTCTGGGCAAACCGGTCGACGAGGCCGATGCCTTGGCTATGCTCATGGCGCTGTCCGGGCGCGAGCATGAGGTGTTGACCGCCATCGCGATCATGGACGCCGGGCGCTGCGAAACCCGTGTGGTGCGCAGCCAGGTGCGCTTTCGTAACATCAGTACACAAGAAGCCCGCCTGTACTGGGCCAGCGGCGAACCCCAGGACAAGGCCGGTGGTTATGCTATCCAGGGGCTGGCCGCGGTGTTTGTCGCGGGGCTCAATGGCAGCTATTCCGCTGTAGTGGGCCTGCCCGTGTGCGAAACCGCAGAACTGCTCGGGCATTTCGGCATACCCTGTTGGCAAAACCTTACCGTGCGCTGA
- the gatA gene encoding Asp-tRNA(Asn)/Glu-tRNA(Gln) amidotransferase subunit GatA: MHQLTLAEIARGLADKKFSSEELTKTLLARIAQLDPQLNSFITLTEDLALEQARAADARRANGETGALLGAPIAHKDLFCTLGVRTSCASKMLDNFKAPYDATVVAKLAAAGAVSLGKTNMDEFAMGSANESSYYGAVKNPWNLEHVPGGSSGGSAAAVAARLLPAATGTDTGGSIRQPAALTNLTGLKPTYGRVSRWGMIAYASSLDQAGPLARTAEDCAILLQGMAGFDPQDSTSIDEPVPDFSANLNGSLQGLRIGVPAEFFSEGLDARIAELIHNSIKELEKLGAVIKPISLPNMQHAIPAYYVIAPAEASSNLSRFDGVRFGHRCENPKDLTDLYKRSRAEGFGPEVQRRILVGAYALSAGYYDAYYLQAQKIRRLIKNDFMTAFNEVDIILGPTTPNPAWKIGAKNSDPVSAYLEDVYTITANLAGLPGLSMPAGFVDGLPVGVQLLAPYFQEGRLLNVAHQYQLHTDWHTRSPAGF, encoded by the coding sequence ATGCATCAATTGACTCTGGCCGAGATCGCCCGCGGACTCGCCGATAAAAAGTTTTCTTCCGAAGAGCTGACCAAGACCCTGCTGGCGCGTATCGCCCAGCTCGATCCTCAGCTCAACAGCTTCATCACCCTCACCGAAGACCTTGCGCTAGAGCAGGCCAGGGCCGCTGACGCACGTCGCGCCAACGGTGAAACCGGGGCCCTGCTGGGCGCGCCGATCGCTCACAAGGACTTGTTCTGCACCTTGGGCGTGCGCACCAGCTGTGCCTCGAAGATGCTCGACAACTTCAAGGCACCCTACGACGCCACCGTGGTTGCCAAGCTGGCCGCAGCCGGCGCCGTAAGCCTGGGCAAGACCAACATGGACGAGTTCGCGATGGGCTCGGCCAACGAATCGAGCTACTACGGCGCGGTCAAAAACCCGTGGAACCTCGAGCACGTACCAGGCGGTTCGTCGGGTGGTTCGGCTGCAGCCGTTGCCGCCCGTCTGTTGCCTGCGGCAACGGGCACCGACACTGGCGGATCTATCCGACAGCCGGCAGCCCTGACCAACCTCACAGGCCTGAAACCGACATACGGTCGCGTTTCGCGCTGGGGCATGATCGCTTACGCGTCCAGCCTCGACCAGGCTGGACCGTTAGCGCGTACTGCCGAAGATTGCGCCATCCTGCTCCAGGGCATGGCCGGTTTCGACCCACAAGACTCCACCAGCATTGACGAGCCCGTACCGGACTTCAGCGCCAACCTCAACGGTTCGCTGCAAGGCCTGCGTATCGGCGTGCCTGCGGAGTTCTTCAGCGAAGGCCTCGACGCACGCATCGCCGAGCTGATCCACAACAGCATCAAGGAGCTGGAGAAGCTCGGTGCCGTGATCAAGCCGATCAGCCTGCCGAACATGCAGCACGCGATCCCTGCGTACTACGTCATCGCACCTGCCGAGGCCTCGTCCAACCTGTCGCGTTTCGACGGCGTGCGCTTCGGCCACCGCTGCGAAAACCCGAAAGACCTCACCGACCTGTACAAGCGCTCGCGCGCCGAGGGCTTTGGCCCGGAAGTACAGCGCCGGATTCTGGTCGGTGCCTACGCCCTGTCGGCGGGTTACTACGACGCTTACTACCTGCAAGCGCAAAAAATCCGTCGCCTGATCAAAAACGACTTCATGACTGCATTCAACGAAGTCGACATCATCCTCGGCCCAACCACGCCTAACCCGGCCTGGAAAATCGGCGCTAAAAACAGCGACCCGGTTTCGGCCTACCTGGAAGACGTCTACACCATTACCGCCAACCTCGCGGGCCTGCCGGGCCTGTCGATGCCAGCCGGTTTTGTCGATGGCTTGCCAGTGGGCGTGCAGCTGCTTGCGCCTTACTTCCAGGAAGGTCGCTTGCTCAACGTCGCCCACCAGTATCAGTTGCACACTGACTGGCACACGCGCTCACCTGCCGGCTTCTGA
- the mreC gene encoding rod shape-determining protein MreC, producing the protein MKPLFSKGPSLGVRFLVLVVLSVTLMVVDARFTLLKPVRSQMSLVLMQSYWITDLPQRLWQGVASQFGSRTELVAENEKLKTENLLLQGRMQKLAALTEQNVRLRELLNSSALVNEKVEVAELIGMDPNPFTHRIIINKGERDGVVLGQPVLDARGLMGQVVELMPYTSRVLLLTDTTHSIPVQVNRNGLRAIASGTGNPESLELRHVADTADIKVGDLLVSSGLGQRFPAGYPVATVKEVIHDSGQPFAIVRAVPTAALNRSRYLLLVFSDSRTPEERANDAAKAQQAEQNGEPAPIIPTTVPKPAPTVAPAAVPAVPAPAVTEPKAVKKPVPAATPAAKPPAAVPATTRERQ; encoded by the coding sequence ATTAAACCGCTCTTTTCCAAAGGCCCCTCATTGGGCGTGCGCTTTCTGGTGCTGGTCGTGCTATCGGTCACGCTGATGGTAGTGGACGCTCGCTTCACGTTGCTCAAGCCCGTGCGCAGTCAAATGTCGCTGGTGCTGATGCAGTCCTACTGGATCACCGATTTGCCGCAGCGCTTGTGGCAGGGCGTGGCCAGTCAGTTCGGCAGCCGTACCGAACTGGTGGCCGAGAACGAAAAACTCAAGACCGAAAACCTTCTGCTTCAAGGCCGCATGCAAAAGCTGGCCGCCTTGACCGAGCAGAACGTGCGCCTGCGCGAGTTGCTCAACTCTTCTGCGCTGGTCAACGAAAAGGTTGAAGTGGCCGAGTTGATCGGCATGGACCCCAACCCCTTCACTCATCGCATCATCATCAACAAGGGTGAGCGCGATGGCGTTGTATTGGGGCAGCCGGTGCTTGATGCACGCGGGCTGATGGGCCAGGTGGTCGAGTTGATGCCCTACACCTCACGTGTGTTGTTGCTGACCGATACCACCCACAGTATTCCGGTACAGGTGAACCGTAATGGCTTGCGGGCGATTGCCAGCGGTACCGGCAACCCTGAAAGCCTTGAATTGCGTCATGTCGCCGACACGGCCGATATCAAGGTGGGCGACCTGCTGGTCAGCTCGGGTCTGGGGCAGCGTTTCCCTGCCGGTTACCCGGTGGCAACGGTCAAGGAAGTGATTCACGACTCCGGCCAGCCTTTTGCCATTGTGCGCGCCGTGCCGACCGCAGCCCTGAACCGCAGCCGTTACCTGTTGCTGGTATTCAGTGACAGCCGCACTCCTGAAGAGCGGGCCAACGACGCGGCCAAGGCGCAACAGGCCGAGCAGAATGGTGAACCGGCGCCGATCATTCCGACCACCGTGCCCAAGCCGGCGCCAACGGTTGCCCCGGCGGCCGTCCCAGCCGTTCCTGCACCTGCGGTGACCGAACCCAAGGCCGTTAAAAAGCCTGTGCCAGCTGCAACCCCTGCCGCCAAGCCGCCAGCCGCCGTGCCGGCCACTACCCGGGAGAGGCAATAA
- the mreB gene encoding rod shape-determining protein MreB, protein MFKKLRGMFSSDLSIDLGTANTLIYVRERGIVLNEPSVVAIRTHGNQKSVVAVGTEAKRMLGRTPGNIAAIRPMKDGVIADFSVCEKMLQYFINKVHENSFLQPSPRVLICVPCKSTQVERRAIRESALGAGAREVFLIEEPMAAAIGAGLPVEEARGSMVVDIGGGTTEIALISLNGVVYAESVRVGGDRFDEAIITYVRRNYGSLIGESTAERIKQEIGTAYPGGEVREVDVRGRNLAEGVPRAFTLNSNEVLEALQESLATIVQAVKSALEQSPPELASDIAERGLVLTGGGALLRDLDKLLAQETGLPVIVAEDPLTCVARGGGRALEMMDKHTMDLLSSE, encoded by the coding sequence ATGTTCAAGAAACTGCGTGGCATGTTTTCCAGCGATCTTTCCATCGACCTGGGCACTGCCAACACCCTTATTTACGTGCGTGAGCGCGGTATTGTCCTGAATGAACCATCGGTTGTGGCCATTCGGACACACGGTAACCAGAAAAGTGTCGTTGCCGTCGGCACCGAGGCCAAGCGCATGCTCGGCCGTACACCGGGCAACATTGCTGCCATTCGTCCGATGAAGGACGGCGTTATTGCCGATTTCAGCGTTTGCGAAAAAATGCTGCAGTACTTCATCAACAAGGTGCATGAAAACAGCTTCCTGCAGCCAAGCCCGCGAGTGCTGATTTGCGTGCCTTGCAAATCGACTCAGGTAGAGCGTCGCGCCATCCGTGAATCGGCACTCGGTGCCGGTGCGCGTGAAGTGTTCCTGATCGAAGAACCAATGGCTGCGGCCATCGGTGCGGGCCTGCCGGTTGAAGAAGCCCGCGGTTCGATGGTGGTCGATATCGGTGGCGGTACCACAGAAATCGCACTCATCTCCCTCAACGGTGTGGTTTACGCTGAATCCGTTCGGGTTGGCGGCGACCGTTTCGACGAGGCGATCATCACTTATGTGCGTCGCAACTACGGCAGCCTGATCGGCGAGTCGACGGCGGAGCGCATCAAGCAGGAAATCGGTACAGCCTACCCGGGCGGTGAAGTGCGTGAAGTCGACGTGCGCGGCCGTAACCTGGCAGAAGGCGTGCCGCGTGCCTTCACCCTGAACTCCAATGAAGTGCTCGAGGCTCTGCAAGAGTCCCTGGCAACCATCGTTCAGGCCGTGAAAAGTGCGCTGGAGCAGTCCCCGCCAGAGCTGGCTTCGGACATCGCCGAGCGTGGCCTGGTACTGACCGGTGGTGGCGCCTTGCTGCGTGACCTCGACAAGCTGCTGGCCCAGGAAACCGGCCTGCCGGTGATTGTTGCCGAAGACCCGCTGACCTGCGTTGCGCGTGGCGGTGGCCGTGCGCTGGAAATGATGGATAAACACACGATGGATCTGCTCTCCAGCGAATAA
- the rng gene encoding ribonuclease G, protein MSEEILINITPMESRVAVVENGVLQEVHVERTQRRGIVGNIYKGKIVRVLPGMQAAFVDIGLDRAAFIHASEISLREGQAVESIGTLVHEGQSLVVQVTKDPIGSKGARLTTQLSIPSRYLVYMPRTAHVGISLKIEDEAERERLKQVVSDCVAQEGIKEAGGFILRTAAEGAGADEILMDIRYLRRLWDQIGAQIKTVGAPTVIYEDLGLALRTLRDLVSPKIEKIRIDSRETFQRTTQFVAELMPEIADRLEHYPGERPIFDLYGVEDEIQKALDRKVPLKSGGYLVVDPAEAMTTIDVNTGAFVGHRNLEETIFKTNLEAATAIARQLRLRNLGGIIIIDFIDMEDEEHQRQVIRTLEKQLERDHAKTNIIGITELGLVQMTRKRTRESLEQVLCEPCVCCQGRGKLKTPETICYEIFREILREARAYQATGYRVLANQRVVDRLLDEESGNVAELEGFIGRTIRFQVETMYSQEQYDVVLL, encoded by the coding sequence ATGAGTGAAGAGATCCTGATCAACATCACGCCGATGGAATCGCGCGTGGCGGTGGTAGAGAACGGTGTTCTGCAAGAGGTGCATGTCGAGCGTACCCAGCGCCGGGGCATTGTCGGCAATATCTACAAAGGCAAGATTGTCAGGGTTTTGCCCGGTATGCAGGCTGCCTTTGTCGATATTGGCCTGGATCGTGCGGCTTTTATCCATGCCTCCGAAATTTCCCTGCGTGAAGGCCAGGCCGTTGAGAGCATCGGTACCCTGGTGCATGAAGGCCAGAGCCTGGTGGTGCAAGTCACCAAAGACCCGATTGGTTCCAAAGGCGCACGCCTGACCACGCAACTGTCGATTCCTTCGCGCTACCTGGTGTACATGCCGCGTACCGCCCATGTCGGCATCTCCCTGAAGATCGAAGACGAAGCCGAGCGTGAACGCCTCAAGCAGGTGGTCAGCGATTGCGTGGCCCAGGAAGGTATCAAGGAAGCCGGCGGGTTTATCCTGCGCACGGCGGCCGAAGGGGCCGGCGCGGATGAGATCCTCATGGACATCCGCTACCTGCGGCGCTTGTGGGACCAGATCGGCGCCCAGATCAAGACCGTTGGCGCGCCGACGGTGATCTACGAAGACCTGGGCCTGGCACTGCGCACCTTGCGCGATCTGGTCAGCCCCAAGATCGAGAAAATTCGCATCGATTCGCGGGAAACCTTCCAGCGGACCACGCAGTTTGTGGCCGAACTGATGCCGGAAATCGCCGACCGCCTTGAGCACTACCCGGGCGAACGGCCGATTTTCGATTTGTACGGCGTTGAAGACGAAATCCAGAAAGCCCTGGACCGCAAGGTGCCGCTCAAGTCCGGCGGTTATCTGGTGGTGGACCCGGCTGAAGCCATGACCACCATCGACGTCAACACGGGCGCGTTTGTGGGCCATCGCAACCTTGAAGAAACCATCTTCAAGACCAACCTCGAAGCCGCCACCGCCATTGCCCGTCAACTGCGCCTGCGCAACCTGGGCGGTATCATCATCATCGACTTCATCGACATGGAAGATGAAGAGCACCAGCGCCAGGTGATTCGCACCCTGGAAAAACAGCTGGAGCGCGACCACGCCAAGACCAACATCATCGGCATCACCGAGCTGGGCCTGGTGCAGATGACCCGCAAGCGTACCCGCGAGAGCCTGGAGCAGGTCTTGTGCGAGCCGTGCGTGTGCTGCCAGGGCCGGGGCAAGCTGAAAACCCCGGAAACCATCTGCTACGAGATTTTCCGCGAAATCCTGCGTGAGGCGCGGGCCTATCAAGCCACCGGTTATCGGGTCCTGGCCAACCAGCGGGTGGTCGACCGCCTGCTGGATGAAGAGTCGGGCAATGTCGCGGAACTCGAAGGCTTTATCGGGCGCACGATTCGCTTTCAGGTCGAAACCATGTATTCCCAGGAACAATACGACGTGGTGCTGCTCTGA